The Oncorhynchus nerka isolate Pitt River linkage group LG13, Oner_Uvic_2.0, whole genome shotgun sequence sequence AATGAAACACTTAGTAGAACTCTGTATTGAAGCACTTTCCTTGATAAAAAAAATAGTGCAAAAGTGTGTTGCATCATTACAAATTTACTgttatatctttattaaattgaCTTTTTATTCAGTCGTATTATTAGACAATCTTGATGATAAAATTAACGTAAATCGTGAATAAATTCAGAAAGATAGAAACAGaatttgggagaaaaaaaaaacagatttcaTAAGGCCCTAATAAagttaccaggttgttagctagccAATGAGGTAATAGGACTGAACAAAATGTCATCAAAATGGTTAATAACATTGACACACGAGTAGTTTTAGAACAGCCCACAACATGATTTATGAATGTAGAAGGTCCGGCGATCCACTATATGTAGATAAAATGTTGTGGCGGTAATATAGGTTAGATCTCTTGACCTGGTAGGGCTAGAAGCAAGCCGTTTTTGCTGTAGTTATGGTGCAACCATGACGCTAACGAATTTGCACTTGCTTTACCCTTCAGGGCACTCAAAAACAACGGTACAGTGAAGCCTTATCATTACAACAATTATTATCTGGGATACTTTTATCATAGTCGCACTGTGCTCCTAAAATAAAACCCCTGGTCACACAGCAAAAATATTTGGTTGTACATTCGCCCAAATTGATCGCACTTTAGAACCCTTCCTGTGTGTTTGCGGGGTGTGTGTGAATCTGTGGTTCAAGTCGTGCAGCTGGAGCGGTTGTGTCTTTcaggggtgtgtgtatgtgtgcatgtaccTGTGAGGTGAAGTCGTGCTGCTGCAGCTGGCGTCCCTCTCTTAGGTCCCAGGAGCGTACGGTGTTGTCCAGCCCCCCCGTCCACAGCTTGGTCCCATCGTTGGAGATGTCAATACAGCTGGCTCCGTCTGTGTGGCCCTGGAACTGTCtgtgataaacacacacacacacacacacaattaacaGATGTTATCAAAAATacgtggtcctgtgtggctcagttggtagagcacaggTTCAATTCATATGGAGCCACCCATACGAAAATGTGTGCACACATGACTGACCATTAGGGGGATGAAACAATATCTGACACTGGACCAGTGGTTAGAGGCTACACATTTCTACCTGCTACCGATTGGCAATGTATTCTCCCATGTGGTCCTTACCTGACCAGGGTCTGGTTGTGCAGGTCCCAGACGGCGATGTTCCCATCGCTGCAGCAGGAGAAGCACACCTTGGAGTCAGGGGAGATGGCCAGGGCATAGCAGGCCGGGGCTGAAGAGGTCAGCTCCGCCTTGATGCGTGGAGTGGGCGTGGCTAGGTCCCAGATTGACAGTGTGCTGGCCTCGCCCCCCACGATGAGCGTCCGGCCATCGGGGAGCAGCCGGCACGAGCGGATATAGTTGTCTCGGTTCTGACAAGCACGTGCAAAGTTATTTTTTGTCTCTAATACACAAACTATGCACACAAAGTGGTACACAAAGtggtacagaaccagtcaaaagtttggacacctactcattcaagggtttttctttatttttactattttctacattgtagaataatagtgaagacatccaaactatgaaataacacatatggaatcatgtagtaaccaaaaagaaaaaaagtgttaaacaaatccaccctttgccttgacagctttgcacattcttggcatgctctcaaccaacttcacctggagtgcttttccaacagtctttgaaggagttcctacatatgctgagcacttggggtctgcttttcttcactctgcggtccatctcatcccaaaccatctcaattgggttgaggtcaggtgattttggaggccaggtcatctgatccatcactctccttcttggtcaaatagcccttacacagcctggaggtgtgttgggtcattgtcctgatgaagaacaaaatgatagtcccactaagagcaaaccacatgggatggcgtatcgctgcagaatgctgaggtagccatgctggttaagtgtgctttgaattttaaataaaccaccaacagtttcaccagcaaagcacaccaacacctcctcctccatgcttcacggtgggaaccacacatgcagagatcatccgttcacctactctgcgtctcacaaagacacggcggttcaaaccaaaaatctcaaatttggactcaacagaccaaaggacagatttccaccagtctaatgtccattgcttgtttctcttggcccaagcaagcctcttcttcttatcggtgtcctttagtaatggtttctttgcagcaattcgaccatgaaggcctgattcacacagtctattctgaacagttgatgttgagatgcgtttgttacttgaactctgaagcattttttGGGGctccaatttctgaggctggtaactctaatgaacttatcctctccagcggaggtaactctgggtcttcctttcctgtgggagGTCCTCATGAAAGACAGTTACATCATAGCGctcgatggtttttgcgactgcacgaAGAAACGTTCAAAATCCGTCATTTTCAGCATTGACTGACCATCTCTTAgagtaatggactgtcgtttctctttgcttatttgagctgttcttgccatatggacttggtcttttaccaaatagggctctcttctgtataccacccctaccttgtcacaacacagctgatttgCTCAAATGCattgaggaaagaaattccataaattaacttacgaaggcacacctgttaattgaaatgtattccggGTGACTAatgtacctcatgaagctggctgagagaatgccaatatatattttgatttgtttaacacttttttggttacttcatgattccatatgtgttatttcatagttttgatgtcttaactattattctacaaagtagaaaatagtaaaaataaagaaaaagtaggtttgtccaaacttgactggtactgtaggtgtataTTTAAAGCATGTGCCCTGCCCACAAACACACATGCTGTGATGTTGGTTGAAGAACAATGCTACTGAATACATGCTTTAACTGTGCGATTTTGGATAACAGTGTGTATATTAGGTCTAGCACTCACCAGGCAGTCCAGTTGGGACACAGGACTCTTGTTGCCAGGATGACTGATGTCCCAGACCTTGACGCAGCCCTTGCCGCCTGTGTAGACATGGCGCGTGGGGTTGCTGATGGTGACAGCACAGACCACCTCACCATGGTTCAGTGTGTTGATCTGGCGTGCATGGCGCGGGATGCCAGGGCCCACCAGGGCATCTGGAGGGAACGGTACCGGCTGCATCTGTCCATCGGCGCTAACATGGAAGGAGTAGGCTCTGAGAGGAGACGGTTTAGTAAGAGGGGGAAAGGTGGAATTGAGGGGATATTTGTCTTGCTACTACGGAGAACATAGTGCTAAAAGACACTCTCCTACAGTTTATATACGGAACACACGCAACTCACGGTTTGCCTCCAGGGATGCCTGATAAGCTTGGGGGCATTCCAGGGACTCTCATGTGAGGATGAGGGTCAAAGCCGGCCTGAGGGAGAACACACAGAGGGATGATGAGTACACACAGAGTGATGATGAGGAGTACATACTCAAACAgccacgggcacacacacaccagagaaatGAGGTCAGTAGATACAGCAACGGATCCTACATAAACATACCAACATTTAGCCGTTTAGACACGCAATGATCGCACAATATGGAATAAGagacacactagcacacacacccaCCATAGGGGAGCGTCCGTAGGCAGCCACAGCGGCAGCCGCCGCAGCGCTCATCTGAGGGGACATGTTGTGGAGGCCGGCGTAGCCTGTGCCGGCACTTGCCAGCTCCCCATTCATGGCGGCATGAGGCAGCATGCCAAACGGCCCGGGGTACGGCCCTGACACCGCCAGCGGAGTCCGCAGACCAGCGGCTAGGGAGTAGACAAGAGCTGTTTTCACATGGGTTTAATGTATCTGCAGTGCAGTCAGTGTGCGGCATATTCATAACCATATGACACAAAACGCATCATAAAGGCAAGTTTGAACTCTTTACTGAAAGTGCTCCATCTtcaaaacttgactgctgacatgcaaaacatttttgggaTTGTATTAACAGTGGACTACTGAACAAAATATTAAAATATAGTTTGAGTGTAGTATGCCTTTAATTAAACTAAACAAATGCATATTAGTAGGTAGCCTGTACTATAGGCTGTTAGGTATGATTGGAAAAGGTACTGAGGTAAATTAAAATGGGGTGAAGTTTCTCTTACTAGGTGGGTGAGGTAGCTCCATGGAGGGGGGCTTGGATAGGCTGGGGCGGGGAGTGGGTGTGGCACTGGGTCCGGGTGTGGAGTCTCCTCGGTGAGTGGGAGTGCTCGACTTCGGTTGAGGCGTACCCGGCTTGTCACGCTGCCATGGAAACATATAGGCTGTCGTTACCCAGATATCACaccattaaagagagagaaatcaaGGGATGGATTGAGAAAGGTGGTAAGAGATAAGATATTCCACCACTCTTTAGAGGGAAATGGGAAGGTCCATTAAaaagtgtgtgtttctgtgaccCAGCATTAAAGACTTCTTCAGACAGCAAAAAGTATTAGTGTATGGAGAGCTTTGGCCACACACACCATTCCCATCTCTTTGGACTTGAGGGAGGAGGAGCTTGCAGAGGAGGCTGTGGAGGCGGGGCTACAGGATGGGTCCTTCTTCAGGAGGCGTGTCTTGTCCAGCCCGTTCTCTCTGGGGGAGGGCAGGGGCGTACCATGAGGGGAGGCAGGATCCTGGAGAGGGGGGggatcatacacacacacactgactcacactCAGCGCCCTACTTCCCCTGATGTGAAATTATcatatgcgtcccaaatggcactctatttcttatatagtgcactacttttgaccagggcccatatggcaTCCATAGAGTTGCTTTGAGCCATATAGCGAggcctgattcagaggggttgggttaaatctggaagacacatttcagttgaatgcattcaggtatgcaactgactaggtatcctccttttcCTTTCCCTAAAAGAACGGCATGTATACGTTAGAAAGAGTTACAGGATGGCCAAAGGACAACCACCCGAGTCACGGCCtgctcaccccgctatcatccagaaggtgaggtcagtacaggtgcatcaaagctgggacagagagactgaaaaacagcttctatctcaaggccatcagacagcATAGCCATCAATAACCAGCCTCCACCTGGTTACTCAACTCTGCACTttaagaggctgctgccctatgtatagtggggcaaaaacgtatttagtcagccaccaattgtgcaagttctcccacttaagatgaggcctgtaattttcaacataggtacacttcaaccatgacagacTAAATGactaaaagaaatccagaaaatcacattgtatgatttttaatgaatttatttgcaagttatggtggaaagtaagtatttggtcaataacaaaagtttctcaatactttgttatataccctttgttggtaatgacagaggtcaaatgttttctgtaagtcttcacaaggttttaacacactgtttctggtattttggcccattcctccatgcagatctcctctaaactcctctagagttttggggctgttgctgggcaacacggactttcaactccctccaaagattttctatggggttgagatctggagactggctaggccactccaggaccttgaaatgcttcttacgaagccactccttcgttgcccgggcagtgtgtttgggatcattgtcatgctgaaagacccagccacgtttcatcttcaatgcccttgctgatggaaggaggttcactcaaaatctcacgatacatggccccattcattctttcctttacacggatcagtcgtcctggtccatttgcagaaaaacagccccaaaacttgatgcttccacccccatgcttcacagtaggtatggtgttctttggatgcaactcagcattctttgtcctccaaacacgacaagttgagtttttaccaaaaagttatattttggtttcatctgatcatatgacattctcccaatcttcttctggatcatccaaatgctctctagcaaacttcgtACGGGCctagacatgtactggcttaagcagggagacacatctggcactgcagaatttgagtccctggcggcgtagtgtgttactgatggtaggctttgttactttgggcccagctctctgcaggtcattcactaggtccccaaATTGtgtttctgggatttttgctcaccattcttgtgatcattttgaccccacggggtgagatcttgcgtggagccccagatcgagggagattatcagtggtcttgtatgtcttccatttcctaataattgctcccacagctgatttattcaaaccaagctgcttacctattgcagattcagtcttcccagcctggtgcaagtctacaattttgtttctggtgtcctttgacagctctttggtcttggccatagtggagtttggagtgtaactgtttgaggttgtggacaggtgtcttttatactgataactagttcaaacaggtgccattaatacaggtaacgagtggaggacagaggagcctcttaaagaagaagtaacaggtctgtgagagccagaaatcttgcttgattgtaggtgaccaaatacttattttccaccataatttgcaaatacgttcattaaaaatcctacaatgtgattttctggatttctttctcattttgtctgtcatagttgaagtgtacctatgatgaaaattacaggcctcatctttttaagtgggagaacttgcacaattggtggctaactaaatacttttttgccccactgtacatagacatggaatcagtggtcactttaataatagaaaactggtcactttaataatgtttacataacgttttactcatttcatatgtatatattgtaatgGAGGggtattgactaaaatacagtacccctccgacattgctcgtcctaatattaatatttcttaattccattcttttactttgagatgtgtgtattgttagataccactgcactgttcgagctaggaacataagcatttcactacacctgcaacaacatctgctaaatacatgacaaataaaatttgattttatttgacacACACGTACCTCATTGGAGACATCCACCACCAGGTTGTCTTCACTCTTCTCTCCATCACTATCCTGTGGGGACAAAAGGTTTGTCAATGTCATTCACCGTTCACACACACAGTTATCAACCTCACTGCTGCTGCTTACATAATGACTAGAGTCCTTGTCCTCTACTTTCCTCTTCTTGGTGTCGTTGGGGAATTCAGGTCCGTTGCGTCGCTTGTCTGAGTTCCTCAAACTGTCAGCAACCAGCAGGGTATTACTCTGCcaaagacaggaagagaggatgagaagaaTGGGTGAGGTGGAAAGAAATAAGGAAATAGCAGATACAGTTgggagaacaagtctttgatacactgctggttttcctacttacaatgcATGAGATcttattttttatcataggtacacttcaactgtgatagatggaatctaaaacaaaaatccagaaaatcagattgtatgatttttaagtaattaatttgcattttattgcatgacataagtatttgatacatcagaaaagcagaacttaatatttggtacagaaacctgtgTTTGCAatagatcatacgtttcctgtagttcttgaccaggtttgcacaccctgcagcagggattttggcccactcctccatacagaccttctccagatccttcaggtttcggggctgtcgctgggcaatatgaactttcagctccctccaaagattttctattgggattgaacttcttccattttctaataattgcgccaacagttgttgccttctcaccaagctgcttgcctattgtcctgtagcccatcccagccttgtgcaggtctacaattttatccctgatgtccttacacagctctctggtcttggccattgtggagaggttggagtttTTGAtcgagtgtgtggacaggtgtcttttatacaggtaacgagttccaacaggtgcagttaatacaggtaatgagtggagaacaggggagctcttaaagaaaaactaacaggtctgtgagagccagaattcttactggttggtatatgatcaaatacttatgtcatgcaataaaatgcaaatgaattacttaaaaatcatacgatgtgattttctggatttttgttttagattccgcctctcacagttgaagtgtacctatgataaaaacaaTTACAgccctctacatgctttgtaagtaggacaaCCTACaacatcggcagtgtatcaaatagtttttctccccactgtatgtgctaTAGGCCAAGATGGGGCTGTCTGCCGGTCTTCAGTCAAAGCCCTTGTGTCATGCAGTCCCCACAACTACACCATTTGGATAGTGGTGGGGTTACATATACATATTCATTTCGGGCACATTGGAGCAACACAGCGAGAAGGCCCTGATTAGTACGAGTTGTTCTGCCGCTCTATCAGTCCTCCCTCTCCTAGCTCTGTCTAGCTTTTACAGCGGCAGCTAAAGGGcagtgtgtacttgtgtgtgtgatTCACTTCCACCATCCCCTCCCCCAGTTCCCCTGACTCTGTGGATTAGCCCATCATGTTGGAGTCCATTTAGGCCTAAATCCGTCATTGAAAATGTGCCTCCAGGAGCAGCAGAGACCTACACACAGCCCCAACAGACAGGCCGTGGGGGAGGGaagccccctctttctccccatgcctcccctcTCCTTGTCCCCAGCCAAAGGCTCCTACACACCCCCCCCTATGGGGGAACATTATTTAAAGGCTTTAGAAAGCAGATTGCTGACCCACAAAACACAAGCAATTTCCCGCCGTTCTCTCAGGTCATACAATGCTCCCCCCTGTCAGTGGCTGTATTAAACACAATGAGACCCTTTAAGCGTGGGATTAGGAGAGTGGGAGGAGCAATCTGCTCATAATGCAGGGGCAGTGAAGGGAGATCCCCCCCCCCACTGAGAGAAGCCGATCCAGATCAAAGTTACAGCCCAACACCCCAGACCCcgcaaatgttatttgtcacatgcgccaaacacaacaggtgtagactttacagtgaaatgctttcttacgagctgtttcccaacaacgcagacttgcattttttaattttttaaataggGATATAGTAACACAAAATAACGAGGCAATATAatgtacaaggagtaccggtactaaGTCAATGTGCAAGGGCACGAGgcagttgaggtaatatgtacatgtaggtagggataaaagtGACTAAGCAATTAGGATAGacaaacagagcagcagcagcatatttgaagtgtgtgaaagtgtgtctaTGTGAGTGCTTTGAAGAGCTGGTCAtggcgtgcttagtccccttctgtactccctgttcacccacgactgcgctGCTGCGCatgactccaaaaccatcattatgtttgaagACCACATCACTGTGGTAATCTTGATCGACAATGACACAGCCTACAAGGTcagagagcatcttgactggctgcatcaccacttcgTATGGCAACTGCAtaccaacaagtgcttagcatatcTGGGAAACCCTTCACTGTTGGAAAAGCCTTCcaggtgaagatggttgagagaatgccaagagttggcaaagcggtcatcaaggcaaagggtgtctactttacagaatctcaaatataattttgatttgtttaacagttttttggttactacatgattcaatgcgtgttatttcatagttttgaggtcttcactattattctacaatgtagaaaatagtaaaaataaagaaaaacctttgaaagagtaggtgtgtccagacttttgactagtgtgtgtgtgatatacatacatacatgaagtcagaagtttacatacacttaggttggagtcattaaaactcatttttaaaCCACtgcacaaatttcttgtgaacaaactatagttttgggaacaAAGTAatttgcatgacaagtaatttttccaacaattgtttacagacagattagttTGTTTGTAaatcaatgtatcacaattccagtgggtcagaagtttacatggactaagttgactgtgcctgtgacagcttggaaaattgggagaaaatgtcatggctttagaagcttctgataaatgatgtcaattggaggtgtacctgtggatgcatttcaaggcctaccttcaaactcagtgtctctttacttgacatcatgggaaatctaaagaaatcagccaagacctagaaataaaattggagacctccacaagtccggttcatccttgggagcaatttccaaacacctgaaggtaccacgttcaactgtacaaacaatagtacgcaagtataaacaccatgggaccaagcagccgtcataccgcacaggaaggagacgcgttctgtctcctagagatgaacgtactttggtgcgaaaagtgcaaatccatcccagaacacgtgtagatgctggaggaaactggtacaaaagtatttatatccacagttaaacgagtcctatatagacatatcctgaaaggccgatcagcaaggaagaagccactgttccaaaaccgccataaaaaagccagactacggtttgcaactgcacatggggacaaagattgtactttgtggagaaatgtcctctggtctgatgaaacaaaactagaactgtttggccataatgaccatcgttatcaTTGGAGGAggcctgcaagccgaagaactccatcccaaccgtaaagcacaggggtggcagcatcatgttgtgggggtgctttgctgcaagggggaattgtgcacttcacaaaatagatggcatcatgagacagggaaattatgtggatatattgaagcaacatctcaagacatcaggaagttaaagcttggtcgcaaatgagtcatccaaatggacaatgaccccaaccatactttcaaagttgtggcaaaatggcttaaggacaacaaagtcaaggttttggagtggccatcacaaagccctgacctcaatcctatagaacatttgtgggcagaactgaaaaagtgtgtgcgagcaaggaggcctacaaacctgactcagttacaccagctctgtcaggaggaatgggacaaaattcacccaacttattgtgggaagcttgtagaaggctatccaaaacatttgacccaagttaaacagtttaaaggcaatgctaccaaatactaattgagtgcatgtaaacttctgacccactgggaatgtgatgaaagaaataaaagctgaaataaataattatctactattattctgacattcttataataaagtagtgatcctaactgatctaagacagttaatttttactaggattaagtgtcaggaattgtgaaaaacaatatacatatatacacaggtGTGAACGAGTAGGggagggtatgaggaggaggatgcagCCAGAGGTAACAGGAAGTACTTACTGTGCCCGGCTCTTGCtctgttcccatagcaacgatgaCACAGCATCAAGGTGATAAGGTCATCAGGGCGCACACGAGGGAGGCACGACAAAACACACAAAAAGAAAGAAATTCTAATCCTGAGCCCTGCACTTGTGGTGTTCAGtatatttattattttaaaaaagaATGATGATACAGTCTTGTCAGTTTGGTCTGTCTATGTGGGCGGGCTAGACAGACTCCTCCTTAGGTGCAGGCCCAGTAACAGTGGGTGTGGCTGCTGCTTACCTCTTAGCTGCTCGGCCTCCGCCGGGTGTTTCTTGTCCTCTTTGCCCACCAGGTGGTGCGGTGGCGCCCCCAGGGCACTGGACAGGGCGAGAAGGCTGGCCCCTCCCCCCAAGTGGGCTGGGTTGAGCCCAGCCGGGTGGGGGGTGAGGGGGACATGGGGGCCGTGCGCGTGGGACAGATGCTGATGCTACAGGAGAGAGAAGCAATCAATTACTAATCCATAATCAATATGGCCTACCACTGGAAAGTGTGTCAATCAATACGACAAGGCATTAATACACAAACGGAGCCGAGTGATCAATGTGAAAATATATAGAGGAATTCATGACCCTTCAGTTTTTCCATCAAGAGCAGCTTTCAACGACGTGGCATGCTTACAAATAATGTCAGAGGCAGTAAACCTCCCctttaacacacaacacacacacacacacacacacacacacacacacacacacacctccctctgggGTCAAACAATAAACAATGGTGACAGCTGGGATCACAGCCCAGAGCCTGAGGGAGGATACAAGAGGAGGGGGTTAGAGAGCTACAGCTGCTGCCTGCAGGCCAGGGAGGGTGGGGGCTCTGCTGGATTGGGGGCGTTTAGCTGTCAGGTCTCGGTGTCTTTCACACCAAATCAGGTGCTCGTCTGAGCGTGAAATGCTTTTGTGTTCCAAAACATAAATTATTGCGTCTTCAGACAGTAGCCACGGGAATCAAACCCCTGAGGTTTGCCACGGGGGGAGGGAGATTTCAGCAGTAGAG is a genomic window containing:
- the LOC115139691 gene encoding transducin-like enhancer protein 1 isoform X1; protein product: MYPQGRHPTPHQAPGQPFKFTIPESLDRIKEEFQFLQAQYHSLKLECEKLASEKTEMQRHYVMYYEMSYGLNIEMHKQTEIAKRLNTICAQVIPFLSQEHQQQVIQAVERAKQVTMGELNSVIGVRVLPGLPPTHQHLSHAHGPHVPLTPHPAGLNPAHLGGGASLLALSSALGAPPHHLVGKEDKKHPAEAEQLREQEPGTSNTLLVADSLRNSDKRRNGPEFPNDTKKRKVEDKDSSHYDSDGEKSEDNLVVDVSNEDPASPHGTPLPSPRENGLDKTRLLKKDPSCSPASTASSASSSSLKSKEMGMRDKPGTPQPKSSTPTHRGDSTPGPSATPTPRPSLSKPPSMELPHPPTLVYSLAAGLRTPLAVSGPYPGPFGMLPHAAMNGELASAGTGYAGLHNMSPQMSAAAAAAVAAYGRSPMAGFDPHPHMRVPGMPPSLSGIPGGKPAYSFHVSADGQMQPVPFPPDALVGPGIPRHARQINTLNHGEVVCAVTISNPTRHVYTGGKGCVKVWDISHPGNKSPVSQLDCLNRDNYIRSCRLLPDGRTLIVGGEASTLSIWDLATPTPRIKAELTSSAPACYALAISPDSKVCFSCCSDGNIAVWDLHNQTLVRQFQGHTDGASCIDISNDGTKLWTGGLDNTVRSWDLREGRQLQQHDFTSQIFSLGYCPTGEWLAVGMESSNVEVLHVTKPDKYQLHLHESCVLSLQFASCGKWFVSTGKDNLLNAWRTPYGASIFQSKESSSVLSCDISVDDKYIVTGSGDKKATVYEVIY
- the LOC115139691 gene encoding transducin-like enhancer protein 1 isoform X3, whose translation is MYPQGRHPTPHQAPGQPFKFTIPESLDRIKEEFQFLQAQYHSLKLECEKLASEKTEMQRHYVMYYEMSYGLNIEMHKQTEIAKRLNTICAQVIPFLSQEHQQQVIQAVERAKQVTMGELNSVIGHQHLSHAHGPHVPLTPHPAGLNPAHLGGGASLLALSSALGAPPHHLVGKEDKKHPAEAEQLREQEPGTSNTLLVADSLRNSDKRRNGPEFPNDTKKRKVEDKDSSHYDSDGEKSEDNLVVDVSNEDPASPHGTPLPSPRENGLDKTRLLKKDPSCSPASTASSASSSSLKSKEMGMRDKPGTPQPKSSTPTHRGDSTPGPSATPTPRPSLSKPPSMELPHPPTLVYSLAAGLRTPLAVSGPYPGPFGMLPHAAMNGELASAGTGYAGLHNMSPQMSAAAAAAVAAYGRSPMAGFDPHPHMRVPGMPPSLSGIPGGKPAYSFHVSADGQMQPVPFPPDALVGPGIPRHARQINTLNHGEVVCAVTISNPTRHVYTGGKGCVKVWDISHPGNKSPVSQLDCLNRDNYIRSCRLLPDGRTLIVGGEASTLSIWDLATPTPRIKAELTSSAPACYALAISPDSKVCFSCCSDGNIAVWDLHNQTLVRQFQGHTDGASCIDISNDGTKLWTGGLDNTVRSWDLREGRQLQQHDFTSQIFSLGYCPTGEWLAVGMESSNVEVLHVTKPDKYQLHLHESCVLSLQFASCGKWFVSTGKDNLLNAWRTPYGASIFQSKESSSVLSCDISVDDKYIVTGSGDKKATVYEVIY
- the LOC115139691 gene encoding transducin-like enhancer protein 1 isoform X2, whose amino-acid sequence is MYPQGRHPTPHQAPGQPFKFTIPESLDRIKEEFQFLQAQYHSLKLECEKLASEKTEMQRHYVMYYEMSYGLNIEMHKQTEIAKRLNTICAQVIPFLSQEHQQQVIQAVERAKQVTMGELNSVIGVRVLPGLPPTHQHLSHAHGPHVPLTPHPAGLNPAHLGGGASLLALSSALGAPPHHLVGKEDKKHPAEAEQLREQEPGTSNTLLVADSLRNSDKRRNGPEFPNDTKKRKVEDKDSSHYDSDGEKSEDNLVVDVSNEDPASPHGTPLPSPRENGLDKTRLLKKDPSCSPASTASSASSSSLKSKEMGMRDKPGTPQPKSSTPTHRGDSTPGPSATPTPRPSLSKPPSMELPHPPTAGLRTPLAVSGPYPGPFGMLPHAAMNGELASAGTGYAGLHNMSPQMSAAAAAAVAAYGRSPMAGFDPHPHMRVPGMPPSLSGIPGGKPAYSFHVSADGQMQPVPFPPDALVGPGIPRHARQINTLNHGEVVCAVTISNPTRHVYTGGKGCVKVWDISHPGNKSPVSQLDCLNRDNYIRSCRLLPDGRTLIVGGEASTLSIWDLATPTPRIKAELTSSAPACYALAISPDSKVCFSCCSDGNIAVWDLHNQTLVRQFQGHTDGASCIDISNDGTKLWTGGLDNTVRSWDLREGRQLQQHDFTSQIFSLGYCPTGEWLAVGMESSNVEVLHVTKPDKYQLHLHESCVLSLQFASCGKWFVSTGKDNLLNAWRTPYGASIFQSKESSSVLSCDISVDDKYIVTGSGDKKATVYEVIY